From a region of the Leptospira kmetyi serovar Malaysia str. Bejo-Iso9 genome:
- a CDS encoding PAS domain S-box protein, which produces MQPSGIKSLEEFSSEISSFHDKICILEERPSGKLLFSEECIRFWGFHGFDREPDTFSSFLFRLHGKIRNYADFTEKILFKHIQDSEYFDTLFGDRHILRFFWEPAFGETESRYRLYTFEILTREGEAEDFSQNGAKVESIFYKLPQPAFLFDPSTLRFLAVNDAAIYLYGFSRKEFSEMNLLEIRPEEDRSEMESLIKNYAKESGIQSRGIWRHWRKDRKILYMKITTNQIPFGDSYAVLAMLTNVSDTIETTYALKQNRAEKQSLIESMSDRYFALSRDWRFISANEQSLAILGKSKEELIGRVIWDLYPEPSARFFREKYELAVQTRNPLTFEYKIADTGNVVEFRVFPFEEGISVFFQDITEKRRRETEQNILREIAFKIPKASNVKESFEILLEAICKGTSWSFAQIWRFQNGKLVLEENSPWYSIEAIFVRFRMASFETVFSPGEGMIGKVFSTGKIRFVQDIQKERSFKRTLSAVQTGIKSWIAVPLRTGHESYVLEFCTNMELDSVNSYIQMFELIADQIEVLFKNKEAEEEKDQFFKLSGDMFQLSTTDGQVIERNQAWEEVLGYSREELNALDLTEIVHPDDKDSMIELRNKFRMDKKNLSVSLRYVAKNGQVKTILWKTTVSAEHGLVYTTGKDITEIQKAQIKLENLTKELQRSNADLEDFAFIASHDLQEPLRKIMAFGDRLLKKTSNLDAESVDYLQRMSSSANRLSNLIEGLLSYSRIKSKAKPFQFTDLSKILKESIGDLEIYTKEKNAKVIHSPIGFTWCDPSQIGMVFQNLIKNGLKFNQSESPEVIIQCVPHPTEPNWIQITFLDNGIGFDKKHGDKIFTLFQRLHSREDYEGNGIGLAVCKKIIELHGGRIYAESVPQKGSTFYVDLPGALTSV; this is translated from the coding sequence ATGCAACCATCTGGAATCAAATCCTTGGAAGAATTTTCTTCGGAAATTTCTTCCTTTCATGATAAAATCTGCATACTCGAAGAACGTCCTTCCGGGAAACTTCTTTTTTCGGAAGAATGTATCCGTTTTTGGGGATTTCACGGTTTCGATCGGGAGCCCGATACGTTCTCCTCTTTTTTATTTCGTCTTCACGGAAAGATCCGCAACTACGCGGACTTTACGGAAAAAATCCTATTCAAACACATTCAAGATTCAGAATACTTTGATACGCTATTCGGAGACCGGCATATCCTCCGTTTTTTTTGGGAACCCGCTTTCGGAGAAACGGAATCCAGATACAGACTTTATACGTTCGAAATTCTGACGAGAGAAGGCGAAGCGGAGGATTTTTCGCAGAACGGCGCGAAGGTGGAATCCATCTTTTACAAACTTCCGCAACCCGCGTTCTTATTCGATCCGTCCACGTTGCGTTTCCTTGCGGTGAACGACGCGGCGATTTATCTCTACGGATTTTCGAGAAAGGAATTTTCCGAGATGAATCTTTTGGAAATCCGACCCGAAGAGGATCGGTCCGAGATGGAAAGTCTGATCAAAAATTACGCCAAAGAATCGGGAATCCAATCCAGAGGAATTTGGAGACATTGGAGAAAGGATCGAAAAATTCTTTATATGAAAATCACCACGAATCAGATTCCGTTCGGCGATTCGTACGCGGTTCTCGCGATGTTGACTAACGTTTCGGATACGATCGAAACGACGTATGCGCTTAAACAAAACCGCGCTGAAAAACAATCCCTGATCGAAAGCATGTCGGATCGGTATTTCGCTCTTTCCAGGGATTGGAGATTTATTTCCGCAAACGAACAGTCCTTGGCCATATTAGGAAAATCTAAAGAAGAATTGATCGGAAGAGTGATCTGGGATCTTTATCCCGAACCTTCCGCCCGATTTTTCAGGGAAAAATACGAACTCGCGGTTCAAACCCGTAATCCATTGACGTTCGAATACAAAATAGCGGACACGGGAAACGTAGTCGAGTTTCGCGTGTTTCCGTTTGAGGAAGGCATCTCCGTTTTTTTTCAGGACATCACGGAAAAAAGAAGAAGGGAAACCGAGCAGAACATTCTTCGAGAAATCGCATTCAAAATTCCTAAAGCGTCCAACGTAAAGGAATCCTTTGAAATCCTTTTGGAGGCGATCTGCAAAGGAACTTCCTGGAGTTTCGCTCAGATTTGGAGGTTTCAAAACGGAAAGCTCGTGCTCGAGGAAAATTCTCCTTGGTATTCAATCGAAGCGATCTTTGTCCGTTTTAGAATGGCTTCTTTTGAAACCGTTTTTTCTCCGGGCGAAGGAATGATCGGAAAGGTTTTTTCCACGGGAAAAATCCGGTTTGTTCAGGATATTCAAAAGGAAAGAAGTTTTAAACGCACGCTTTCGGCGGTTCAAACCGGAATCAAATCGTGGATCGCCGTTCCTCTGAGAACGGGCCATGAAAGTTACGTTCTGGAGTTCTGTACGAATATGGAACTCGATTCGGTAAATTCTTATATTCAAATGTTTGAATTGATTGCGGATCAGATCGAGGTTCTTTTTAAGAACAAGGAAGCCGAAGAGGAAAAGGATCAGTTCTTTAAATTGTCCGGGGACATGTTCCAACTTTCCACGACGGACGGTCAGGTGATCGAACGCAATCAGGCTTGGGAAGAGGTGCTCGGTTATTCTCGCGAAGAACTGAACGCTTTGGATCTTACCGAAATCGTTCATCCGGACGACAAGGACTCGATGATCGAACTTCGTAACAAGTTCAGAATGGATAAGAAAAATCTTTCCGTTTCGTTGCGATACGTCGCGAAAAACGGACAGGTCAAAACGATTCTTTGGAAAACGACCGTGTCCGCCGAACACGGGTTAGTTTATACGACGGGAAAGGACATCACAGAAATTCAAAAGGCTCAGATCAAACTCGAGAATCTGACGAAAGAACTTCAGAGATCGAACGCGGACTTGGAAGATTTTGCGTTTATCGCTTCGCACGATCTTCAGGAACCTTTGCGAAAAATCATGGCGTTCGGCGATCGTCTTTTGAAAAAAACTTCGAACCTCGACGCCGAGTCCGTGGATTATCTGCAAAGAATGTCCTCTTCCGCCAATCGTTTGTCGAATCTGATCGAAGGTCTTTTATCTTATTCGAGAATCAAAAGCAAAGCGAAGCCGTTTCAGTTTACGGATCTGAGTAAGATCCTAAAAGAATCGATCGGAGATCTTGAAATTTACACGAAGGAAAAAAACGCAAAGGTGATCCATTCTCCGATCGGATTTACTTGGTGCGATCCCTCTCAAATCGGAATGGTGTTTCAGAATCTGATCAAGAACGGACTCAAGTTCAATCAAAGCGAATCGCCCGAGGTCATCATTCAATGCGTTCCGCATCCTACGGAACCGAATTGGATTCAAATTACGTTTTTGGATAACGGAATCGGCTTTGACAAAAAGCACGGCGATAAGATATTTACGCTCTTTCAAAGATTGCACAGCAGGGAAGACTACGAAGGAAACGGAATCGGTCTTGCCGTTTGTAAAAAGATCATAGAACTTCACGGAGGGAGAATTTACGCGGAAAGCGTTCCGCAAAAAGGTTCCACGTTTTATGTGGATCTTCCGGGCGCTCTCACGTCGGTTTAA